A stretch of the Deltaproteobacteria bacterium genome encodes the following:
- a CDS encoding VCBS repeat-containing protein — MQRKLILLSLLAIGLLGIIVRAVERADAPAADGEFGRRTSFISWRQVPFGRQSMSIDSADFNHDGYPDLVIDNLGVVELLLNDQKGNFSPPLLHRRGGFGAFRHLIARDLNDDGNADVAMSYQGSGDVWVFLGDGLGGLSQGVSVATGGPPNSLAAADVDGNGTLDIVVALAGTVESGGIGAVQVLLDDGHAVFASGAIVTAGIAPARIAVGDFDADGHPDVAVTNQYVRRATVMFNGSTGIFGNPVELKPVQDRHTPGPWGIAAGDLNGDGIHDLIIANGLFDILKPAAGQAAGGGGASLESNSEYHLSFGNAALFISTGQRGFTGPTFLPADSVPRDFRLIDFNGDGRRDIVSAGLVGIVPLIARGDSSFARFGPTGGSGFTLATADFNGDGLIDVAMDGGGGPRADLSLRLPDGTLPQPYKLRWRAGAGWCDEPVCTPIAPAGAAAADVNGDGILDLLTTTGSGGRLVTFLGRGEGNFDPPIDSATGGLVQRLAVADFTGDGVADAVVTSSESGDDALVLVVLRGDGQGHFERVTRLRTADAEYGRIAVADFDGDGAPDIAAVARRFGEQFAGAEVFLNAGAGQFDPAAGLPTGKVTLNALAGDLNRDGAIDLVLVNTQDLCVYLGHGDGTFADALTVPVTREVATSGGNLQAALGDLNEDRVLDLVVSHSINGTKLGQPYGTLWLRGDGTGRFVDPVQLAPEHVGLQTQDSFIGGVLAADFNADGHLDIAQASFGGVTVFEGNGRGAFAPFLRYFAMPIAGDGSCCLTAADFNGDGLIDLTTPFAGSEEVIFTLLFNDTHPEQRVPGDANCDARLTGADVSVLTRRLFSELYFPACGGADANADGSISVADVTASLKEMSSTSARRS; from the coding sequence GTGCAAAGAAAGCTCATCTTGCTGTCCCTGTTGGCGATCGGTCTTCTAGGGATAATCGTGCGCGCCGTGGAACGGGCGGACGCGCCCGCGGCCGACGGTGAGTTTGGGCGGCGGACGTCCTTCATCAGTTGGCGCCAAGTCCCTTTCGGTCGCCAGTCGATGTCTATCGACTCGGCTGATTTCAATCATGACGGGTATCCCGACCTAGTCATCGACAACCTCGGGGTCGTTGAGTTGCTGCTGAACGATCAGAAGGGGAATTTCTCGCCGCCTCTGTTGCACCGGCGAGGCGGCTTCGGCGCCTTTCGCCACCTGATCGCGCGGGATCTCAACGATGACGGCAACGCAGATGTCGCCATGAGCTACCAGGGCTCCGGAGATGTGTGGGTCTTTCTTGGGGACGGCCTGGGCGGGCTCTCCCAAGGGGTCTCCGTCGCGACGGGAGGGCCTCCCAACAGCTTGGCGGCGGCAGACGTTGACGGCAACGGCACGCTCGACATTGTGGTCGCCTTGGCCGGGACGGTTGAGTCCGGAGGCATCGGCGCGGTGCAAGTGCTCCTCGATGACGGGCACGCCGTATTCGCGAGCGGCGCCATCGTCACGGCCGGGATCGCACCGGCGCGTATTGCCGTTGGCGACTTCGACGCGGATGGTCATCCGGATGTCGCGGTGACCAATCAATATGTGAGACGAGCCACCGTCATGTTCAATGGCAGCACCGGGATCTTCGGCAATCCCGTGGAACTCAAGCCGGTCCAGGATCGCCATACGCCGGGCCCCTGGGGCATTGCGGCCGGCGACCTCAACGGCGACGGCATCCACGATCTGATCATTGCCAACGGCCTGTTCGACATACTCAAGCCAGCTGCGGGCCAAGCAGCAGGCGGAGGGGGTGCGAGTCTGGAGAGCAACTCAGAATACCACTTGTCCTTCGGCAATGCTGCGCTATTCATTAGCACCGGCCAGCGCGGTTTTACCGGCCCGACGTTTCTGCCGGCCGATAGCGTCCCGCGCGATTTCCGTTTAATCGATTTCAACGGCGATGGGCGGCGCGACATCGTGTCGGCCGGGCTGGTGGGGATCGTCCCTCTGATAGCGCGCGGCGATAGCAGTTTTGCCCGCTTCGGTCCGACCGGCGGGTCTGGATTCACGCTCGCCACTGCTGACTTCAACGGCGACGGTCTTATCGACGTTGCTATGGACGGCGGTGGGGGTCCCCGCGCGGATTTGTCCCTGCGCCTGCCCGACGGCACACTGCCACAACCCTACAAGCTTCGTTGGCGCGCCGGCGCTGGCTGGTGCGATGAGCCAGTGTGTACGCCGATCGCACCCGCGGGCGCCGCCGCGGCCGACGTGAACGGCGATGGTATTTTGGACCTCTTGACGACGACAGGCAGTGGTGGGCGACTGGTGACCTTCTTGGGGCGCGGCGAGGGCAACTTCGATCCGCCTATCGACTCGGCGACTGGCGGCCTCGTTCAGCGCTTGGCCGTGGCTGACTTTACCGGGGACGGGGTCGCGGATGCGGTCGTGACCAGCTCCGAAAGCGGAGACGACGCGCTCGTGCTAGTCGTATTGCGAGGGGATGGTCAGGGTCACTTTGAGCGCGTCACCCGGCTCCGCACTGCGGATGCCGAGTACGGCCGGATTGCTGTCGCGGATTTTGACGGCGATGGGGCGCCGGATATTGCCGCAGTGGCGCGGCGGTTTGGCGAGCAGTTTGCCGGGGCCGAGGTCTTCCTAAACGCCGGAGCCGGCCAGTTTGACCCCGCGGCCGGCCTGCCTACCGGCAAGGTCACCCTCAACGCGCTCGCCGGCGATCTGAACCGTGACGGCGCCATAGATCTAGTTCTGGTGAACACCCAGGATCTCTGCGTGTATTTGGGCCACGGCGATGGCACTTTTGCAGACGCATTGACGGTGCCGGTCACGCGCGAAGTCGCGACCAGCGGCGGCAATCTTCAAGCAGCACTTGGCGACCTCAATGAAGATCGCGTCCTTGATCTGGTGGTTTCGCATTCCATTAACGGCACCAAATTGGGACAACCGTATGGGACTCTCTGGCTACGGGGCGACGGAACGGGCCGCTTCGTCGATCCTGTTCAGCTTGCGCCCGAACACGTTGGCTTGCAGACGCAGGATTCCTTCATCGGTGGCGTGTTGGCGGCCGACTTCAACGCGGATGGGCACCTTGATATCGCCCAGGCATCCTTCGGCGGCGTCACAGTCTTCGAAGGAAATGGCCGCGGGGCGTTCGCGCCCTTCTTGCGGTACTTCGCCATGCCCATCGCCGGCGACGGGTCGTGTTGCTTGACTGCGGCCGACTTCAACGGTGATGGGCTTATCGATCTTACGACACCATTCGCGGGAAGCGAGGAGGTGATCTTTACGCTGCTGTTCAATGATACTCACCCTGAGCAACGCGTGCCCGGCGACGCGAACTGCGACGCTCGCCTCACGGGCGCGGACGTCTCGGTGCTGACGCGCCGCCTCTTCAGCGAACTCTACTTCCCCGCCTGCGGCGGCGCGGATGCCAACGCCGACGGCTCCATCTCGGTGGCGGATGTGACCGCGTCGCTGAAGGAGATGTCGAGCACGAGCGCCCGGCGGTCATGA
- a CDS encoding YncE family protein, with translation MATELAYVANELGSGISVIHTTTNALIDTIAVRPVPIEVATSPDGRMVYVTHVGGVSTIATATSSLVGEIPGDVFERLPGPIAFNRDGSRAYIVEPGFPDDSGFGFFLGREVAVIDTSVLALVTKIPVDVQPNDIVMAPDGTRAYVSNFRFGTISVIDINRNVVTDTIQLDHPPTRLTVTPDGRALYVAHFLSGGVGVVDIESATVTEFISLGVDVGRPTDVVVTPDGTTLYVVNATLPGTVSAIDTRTNVAFATIPVGDIPKQAAVTADGAYLYVTNSESDTVSSIDMRTNTVVATAAVGPSPRGIVIATLPPACAGDCDVDGVVTVDELVRGVRIALGRTSLASCLAMDPGGEGTVSVDELVRAVNHALGRCD, from the coding sequence GTGGCGACTGAGCTTGCCTACGTCGCCAACGAGCTCGGCAGCGGCATCTCCGTCATTCACACGACCACGAACGCGTTGATCGACACCATCGCGGTACGGCCGGTGCCGATCGAAGTGGCCACCAGCCCCGATGGCCGGATGGTGTATGTCACGCATGTGGGGGGCGTCTCGACGATCGCCACAGCGACGAGCAGTCTCGTTGGCGAGATCCCGGGCGATGTGTTTGAGCGTCTGCCGGGACCCATCGCATTCAATCGTGACGGCTCGCGTGCCTACATCGTCGAGCCGGGATTCCCCGACGACTCGGGATTCGGCTTCTTCCTGGGCAGGGAAGTGGCCGTCATCGATACGAGTGTACTGGCGCTGGTGACGAAGATCCCCGTCGACGTCCAGCCGAACGACATCGTAATGGCACCCGACGGAACACGCGCCTACGTGTCGAACTTCAGGTTCGGAACCATTTCGGTCATCGATATCAATCGCAACGTCGTGACGGATACGATCCAACTGGATCATCCGCCCACTCGGCTCACTGTGACACCCGACGGACGCGCACTGTACGTGGCCCACTTCCTTTCGGGGGGCGTGGGCGTGGTCGACATCGAGTCGGCCACTGTCACTGAATTCATCTCACTCGGCGTCGATGTGGGCCGCCCAACGGACGTGGTCGTTACACCGGACGGTACCACCCTATACGTCGTCAATGCGACCCTACCCGGCACCGTTAGCGCGATCGATACGCGCACGAACGTCGCATTCGCCACCATCCCAGTGGGCGACATTCCGAAGCAGGCGGCCGTAACTGCCGACGGTGCGTATCTCTATGTCACAAACTCGGAATCCGACACCGTTTCGAGCATCGATATGCGGACCAATACCGTTGTTGCGACCGCCGCTGTCGGCCCATCGCCGAGAGGCATTGTCATCGCGACCCTGCCCCCCGCATGCGCCGGCGACTGCGACGTGGACGGCGTTGTGACGGTTGACGAGCTGGTCCGCGGCGTGCGCATCGCCCTCGGCCGCACATCACTCGCTAGTTGTCTGGCGATGGATCCAGGTGGAGAAGGCACGGTGAGCGTCGACGAGCTGGTGCGGGCCGTGAATCACGCCTTGGGCCGTTGCGACTAA